TGATGTGGTGCTGTCGGATGAGGGGGAATACACCTGCTCCATCTTCACCATGCCTGTGCGGACTGCAAAGGCCCTGGTCACTGTGCTGGGTAAGCCACTGGTGGCAGCCCCTGCACCTGCTCCCAATCTCCTGCCAGCTACTGCCCTGCCTGCAAGATGCTGTCCATACAGCTGTTCATCTCTGCTACTCCTGTATACCTACCTACCTGTTAACTCATCCTTGCAAAGTTTATTGACATGTCTCTGCATGTGCATCCGTCTCTGGGTGGCAGTATACACATAGCTAACAGGCTGTTGTATTTCTTGCCTCCTCTACCAGGAATCCCCCAGAAACCCCAAATCTTCGGCCATGAGCAGCCCATTGATGAGGAGAAGATAGCCCGGCTGACCTGCCGGTCCTCTGGCAGCAAGCCCGCAGCCCAGCTCCGGTGGAAGAAGGGCAACAAGGAGCTGACGGGTGGGTGCCCAAGTAGTGGGGCTTTGCCCGGAGGGACTGAGGTGGCTGGGGAACACCATGGAGGCAAGTGCATCACCAGGGGTTGCAGATTTGCCCAGTGCTGGACCACACTGGCATCCTATGCTACTGCCAACAGAGGGATGGGAACAGGATGTCTCTTACTCAACATGCATGTCAGCCTCATGCCTCTGCTGGGGTACTGTGTTCATCAGCTCTAATGGTCCGCTGTCCCCACAGACGAGGGCACTGAGGTGGTGGAGGACCCCAATGGAAAGACCTTCACCGTGAGCAGTCGGGTGGAGTTCCGTGTCACCAAGGAGGACAACGAAGCTGAGGTGACCTGCACCGTGGACCATGAGTCCCTGCAGAACTCTGAGAGGTCAACCACACAGAAGCTGCAGGTCCACTGTACGTGGTGCATGGGGATGAAGGGACAGGGCCACATTGGGAAGGGGACAGGGCTGTGGAGAAGTGGGAGAGATGGAGGAGGCCTCAGCATTACCACAGTTCAGCAGACATCACACACGTTGCCCTACACTTATATGTACATACAGCCattacacatacatgcatacaaaCTCATCAGCCTGCATGCACAGGGGTCACATGTAGGGGAACTGCGCAGTGACACTTCCCCTGCACATGCCCACCCTTGGtttcccctgcctgtccctgttTCCTGCCTGTCCCCACCTCCCTGAGACTTGTCTGTGCCATCCCCTGCTACCTGCCTGCACCATCTCCCATGTCCTGCCTGTTCCCATTCCCCTTGTCTTGAGTGTCCCCTGTGATCCCAGGGTTAGGGATGTGGGAACTGCACTGTGCATCCCCAGAGTGCCGACCCCCACCACTGTGCACCCTACCACCCACAGGTGCACTTACACTGCACCCTTGCACATGCAGAGCTGAGGCCAAGGCAGGGTGCAGGggcagggttttggggtgccAGCAGGCCCCTGCACAGTGTTGGGCAGGGACAGGCAGTCACCCAACTgtgcctttccttctttttcagacAAGCCGACAGCAAAGATCGAGCCGCATCCCCAGTACCCACGGGAAGGCGAGAAGCTCCAGCTGCAGTGCGACGGGCAGGGCAACCCCATGTAAGGCCCCCTGTTCAGCCCCACCAGGCCCTGGCCAACTCCTCCTCCCACTGCCAGGCTCCCAAAACCACCACTTAGCTCCCCCCAGAGCTCGGGCAGGCATTGCAGGTAGCACTGTATGGGATCAGGGCCAGGCACTGGCCTTGCATTGATGCCAGGTAGGGCCAGGCACCCCACAGAGAACAGGCAAAGCCTCTGTCTTCTCCCTCGAGCAGCAGATCCATCTTGGCTCATCTCTAAACGGGGTATTTCCCTCCTGTTTAAATACTTCCGCACCTTCGTTGCCCCCTCCACTGCCCGGCCAGGGACTCCACTCTGCCCCAGCCcacccagggtgctggggaggatGGTGGTGTCTCACCACTATCCCGCTCTGCAGCCCCCAGgagttcctgtgggagaaggagggcaGTGATGCACCCCTGCAGCTGAGCTCTGACAGCGTCCTCATCTTCCCCTTCCTCAACAAGAGCGACAGCGGCACCTACGTCTGCACAGCCACCAGCTCCATGGGCAGTGTCGTGGCCAAGTACAACCTCGACGTCAGTGGTAAGCGGGACTGCAGGGCACCTGGCATCACCCAGTttctcctggcagctgctggttGGCACAGCCGCTTCCATCGCAGCTGCATCTCCCTGTGAAGGGGTGCATGGATCCAGGGGGGGGCTATGGTCAGAGTGGGGCTTTGTGGTGCAGGGTGGGTGCGTGCATGCAGCTGGGTCTTGGTGCGCTCACTGGCAGAGCACTGCATCGCCAGCTCCTCTGGCCACATCCAGCCCCTGCATCCTTCCCTGCACTGTGCAGGGCCGCTGCCTGGGGCCGAGAAGGGCAGAGAGCAGTTTGGGGGGGTGTCGGGGCAGGGACACCACATGGCTCAGGCTGAGCTCAGTCCCTGTTGCCTCTGATGGGGAGTGGGGGCGTGATGGGGGAactgcaggggctgcaggcaggactcTGCTGGAGTCTCTGGGACAGGAGGAGAGGCCAGTGCTCCTGAGCCTGTCACAGGCAGGAAGCCTCTGCATACTGCCACCGAAAGCCAAAGAGGATTTCCAGACGGCGCTGACCATTTCAAACCATGaggtgccctggcagccctgtCCCAAGCTTCTGGAGATGGGCCTCATGGCTTGCCCTGAGCTACTGGAGCTAGAGGCTTGCATTGCATCCCATGTCCCCAGAGTGTGTCACCACTCGACACCCATCCTTGCGTGGGAAGGGGCAGCACCTGCCAACTCCCCGCATGGTGCTGtcccctcaccaccaccccctgccctggctgtgctctGCTGCCATGTTTGCTGTCGTTGTGCCCTGCTGTGTCCAAGCACCGTGTGTCACACGTGGAGCAGAGCTGTATGCTGCATGGGGCTGCAAGCGCTTCTCCAGCCCATCCCCGGCTGTTGGCAGTGCTGCCCTGGTTCCTGTGCTCAGCACCCAGGCCCTTGCCCGGCAGCTTTCCCATGTTGGTAGGAGCCTGTTTCCCTGAGTTTTTGGCCTTGGATTTGGGGTTATCCTCCTCTTCTGCCAAATCTCTTGCTATCTCTCTCCTCTCTACCAGCCTTGGACTTTCCATCTTCCAGCACTCATACATGTTccagctcttccctttcccatcccctttccctcccctcctgttTTGGGCACTCTTGGCATCCTTCCCTTCCAATAAGGCTGTGGGTAGAGGGAGCACATGGCAGCACTGTGCACCTTGGGCACCCTGTCTCCCCGAGTCCCTTTCCTCTGCCTGCCCAGGAGGAGCCCCTAAATGCCCGATCTGTGCAGTCGCTCCTTCATCACCCCTTGTGTCCTGCCCCCGTCCCCCTGGGTGCAGGGTCTGCCCAGGCAGCTGGTTCCTGAGCCTGTCTGtgagcacccagcagcacccagagcccTCCGCACCTATCCAGGAGCACAGCAGCCCCTGGGGTGCTCAGCACCCATCCACAGGCTCACAGCAGCATCCAGGGTGCTTGACACTGTCCACGAGCACATGGCACCCAGAACACCAGTGTCCCCCACCCACTTGGTGTCACAGCTCCTGGCAGAGGAGCTCCACACCTAGGGTCGGTTCCCCTTGTCAAATCCCACCTCTTTTTGCCCAGAGCCACTCGGGTCTCGGGCATCATCACTGGAGCAGCCACCTTGCCCAGCTGAGCTCTCGAGCCTGCCTGCTGCAGCGGCCACCTTGCTCAGTAGCAAGGGAGAGCAGAGGTGGAGCGATCCCTGAGGGTGTGCATAGAAAAGTGTAGGTGGCATCTCACGGTGGGTGACACTTTACAGCCACCGCAGTCCCAGGGCTCCCAGGCAGGAGGGTCCCAGTGGGGTCCCTCATGGAGGAAGGTGTGACTGGGCGTGCTGGCAGGGTAGGAGATGGGGGAAGATGTTCACAGCAGTGTGTCCCAGAGGACGGTGGCAGGAGAAGAGGAGCAGGACCCATGGCCAAGAAAGGGGTTGTGGAAGGAGCCACTGAGAAGAATGGGTCCCATCAGGCTGGGGGGAGCCAGGGTCCTCTCCAATGAGCTGTGTCACCCCTCACTGGTACCTCCCGGGGTTGATTCGTGTCCCTGTGTTTTTGTTGTCCTCCCCAGATCTTTCCCAGCTCCCCACCCCACATGTTCACTCCACTCCAGCCCCTCCGCCAGGCCCTTCCCAGCCCATCTCTCATGCTTCCATGGCCACCGCTTCATCCTTCACTCCAGCTCCCATCCAAGGT
Above is a genomic segment from Harpia harpyja isolate bHarHar1 chromosome 9, bHarHar1 primary haplotype, whole genome shotgun sequence containing:
- the CADM3 gene encoding cell adhesion molecule 3 isoform X3, translated to MLPPALGLLLLLACFGASRGNLSRDESQPTTSDETVVAGGTVVLKCQVEDPDDSSLQWSNPAQQTLYFGEKRALRDNRIQLERSTPNELTISISDVVLSDEGEYTCSIFTMPVRTAKALVTVLGIPQKPQIFGHEQPIDEEKIARLTCRSSGSKPAAQLRWKKGNKELTDEGTEVVEDPNGKTFTVSSRVEFRVTKEDNEAEVTCTVDHESLQNSERSTTQKLQVHYKPTAKIEPHPQYPREGEKLQLQCDGQGNPIPQEFLWEKEGSDAPLQLSSDSVLIFPFLNKSDSGTYVCTATSSMGSVVAKYNLDVSDASPVPSTSSTYHAVIGGVVAVIVFLLLSLLIVLGHYLIRHKGMCIRHGETVTSRHRQNPAEVMCTYLTHEAKGSDDAPDADTAIINAEGGQAGGDDKKEYFI
- the CADM3 gene encoding cell adhesion molecule 3 isoform X4; this encodes MLPPALGLLLLLACFGASRGNLSRDESQPTTSDETVVAGGTVVLKCQVEDPDDSSLQWSNPAQQTLYFGEKRALRDNRIQLERSTPNELTISISDVVLSDEGEYTCSIFTMPVRTAKALVTVLGIPQKPQIFGHEQPIDEEKIARLTCRSSGSKPAAQLRWKKGNKELTDEGTEVVEDPNGKTFTVSSRVEFRVTKEDNEAEVTCTVDHESLQNSERSTTQKLQVHYKPTAKIEPHPQYPREGEKLQLQCDGQGNPIPQEFLWEKEGSDAPLQLSSDSVLIFPFLNKSDSGTYVCTATSSMGSVVAKYNLDVSDASPVPSTSSTYHAVIGGVVAVIVFLLLSLLIVLGHYLIRHKGTYLTHEAKGSDDAPDADTAIINAEGGQAGGDDKKEYFI
- the CADM3 gene encoding cell adhesion molecule 3 isoform X1 → MLPPALGLLLLLACFGASRGNLSRDESQPTTSDETVVAGGTVVLKCQVEDPDDSSLQWSNPAQQTLYFGEKRALRDNRIQLERSTPNELTISISDVVLSDEGEYTCSIFTMPVRTAKALVTVLGIPQKPQIFGHEQPIDEEKIARLTCRSSGSKPAAQLRWKKGNKELTDEGTEVVEDPNGKTFTVSSRVEFRVTKEDNEAEVTCTVDHESLQNSERSTTQKLQVHYKPTAKIEPHPQYPREGEKLQLQCDGQGNPIPQEFLWEKEGSDAPLQLSSDSVLIFPFLNKSDSGTYVCTATSSMGSVVAKYNLDVSDLSQLPTPHVHSTPAPPPGPSQPISHASMATASSFTPAPIQDASPVPSTSSTYHAVIGGVVAVIVFLLLSLLIVLGHYLIRHKGMCIRHGETVTSRHRQNPAEVMCTYLTHEAKGSDDAPDADTAIINAEGGQAGGDDKKEYFI
- the CADM3 gene encoding cell adhesion molecule 3 isoform X2 translates to MLPPALGLLLLLACFGASRGNLSRDESQPTTSDETVVAGGTVVLKCQVEDPDDSSLQWSNPAQQTLYFGEKRALRDNRIQLERSTPNELTISISDVVLSDEGEYTCSIFTMPVRTAKALVTVLGIPQKPQIFGHEQPIDEEKIARLTCRSSGSKPAAQLRWKKGNKELTDEGTEVVEDPNGKTFTVSSRVEFRVTKEDNEAEVTCTVDHESLQNSERSTTQKLQVHYKPTAKIEPHPQYPREGEKLQLQCDGQGNPIPQEFLWEKEGSDAPLQLSSDSVLIFPFLNKSDSGTYVCTATSSMGSVVAKYNLDVSDLSQLPTPHVHSTPAPPPGPSQPISHASMATASSFTPAPIQDASPVPSTSSTYHAVIGGVVAVIVFLLLSLLIVLGHYLIRHKGTYLTHEAKGSDDAPDADTAIINAEGGQAGGDDKKEYFI